From the Amia ocellicauda isolate fAmiCal2 chromosome 12, fAmiCal2.hap1, whole genome shotgun sequence genome, the window aaaagatagtgttccctgtgtgtgtgtgtgtgtgtggggggggtggtttTCTCAGTCAGTCTCATGGGcatcagttgtgtgtgtgtgtgtgtgtgtgtgggtgtgtgtgtgtgtgtgtgtgtgtgtgtgtgtgggtatgtGTGCGGGTGGCAGTGCAAGTGAAAGAGAGATAAAGAAGTGCATCCCAGGGCCAGGGTATTTCTAGATCAagttatatttaaacaaaagtgtgagtgtgtgagagagagagagcactgaaACTTCTCTACCTCACATGATGATTCAACTGGTCTCCAGTCAAACCAGCACACACTTTTGAAAATCATGGTCAAGCTATCACACACAAAATGTGGCTGAAATGGTGTATTATGATGTTTAGAAATATTTTGCAAAATTAcaatggctgtttttttttatttattattattataacactcctatacatttaataatatgCTTATATGATGTGTGCaaatatgtgtttgtatgtatatatattgctaCCCATAATGCACTTGCACTTTACACAAACCTTACAAAAGTGCAGCaatacaattcaattcaaaattcaaattaagTATAAGTACTATTTAAGAATTACAAAAGagcagaataaaaaatacaaggcATACATCCTAGGTCAAAGAGATCTCTGTGCAGAAATGCTATGAAGAAAAGGGCGCTAGAAATTAAGTGATAAGAAATAAATGGAGGGGTATATGAGAAATCACAGCAAACCAGGGAGATCTAACAGTGTATAAGTAAGCAGAAGCATAATTATATGAAGTGCAAAATCACAAGAGTGCTGAAGAGTTTAGGAGAATGAGCTGctatattacaagtacagtctgaacagatgcgtcttgagtaatatATGTAGGGTATTCAGATGTCTTGGCACTCCCAAAGCAGGCAAAATCAGTAGACTTCAATTGACTTCAATTGATCAGTAGATCTTCCCACCCCTTGCAGAATGTGATAGACACTAGTGTAAAACGACTGGGCAAgaattaaatgtgaaataaattaattgatgtatagtttttatttatttatgtcgtTATAATTTTGGCACTAATTACTGTTaatgtggttttatttatttttctgtgagtTGCTtgttaataatacatgtataaatcATGTATTATTGTGATGATAGTCACACTTTGTGTGGATGTACACACTTTGACAATGCCGCTGCTTTAGTGTTGCGGTACCCGACCTGCCCACGAGATGGCAGATGCTGACAATGTGTACGCGGAGGCCGAGCCCTGCGTGGTGCCCGACCTGGGACGCAAGGACGGACCAGTGGAGTTGCAGCACCCAGAGAGAGGAGACGATGCAGTGGAGcaggtgagagacagagagaaggggGTATATTAATGCAGTATATTAAACTACAGATATACTACCAgattgatacactgactgacagactgatactttgtctaaaaaacaaaattacaccTCCCATGCTACCTTGCTTTCCTGTCCCATTTGGTGGCAGTGCTCAAGCTGACCTATTGCATTCCTGGAGTTATAGTCTTCTTTTAtctgctctgtctctctcagatgGATGAATTCCTGGGCCCCAACCAAGACTAcaatgaggaagaggaggagaggaagtACTACAGGAGGAAGAGGCTGGGCGTGGTGAAGAATGTGGTGGCTGCCAGTGTTGGGGGAATGCTGACCTACAGCGTCTACCTGGGTAATCAATACCCCACACCAATCGAGGGGGCCTCATCAATATCTCTATCTGGACAGGAGTAATGTATCAATAACAGGGCAATAGTATTTCTGCCCCATCGATAGAATGAATAAGGGGTTGATTTAACTGATATCTGATCAACTGTATTGATACCTGGGCAGTAGAATCTACTATCAAGTAGAAACTACTGCGGGTCTGATTGGAGCTGTGCACTAGCTAGACAGTACTCTCTAGAGATCATCCCCATCTGCCAGCTCAATTGCAAATGAAGAAATGTGCGGAACAAAGCTGGAGAACAGCAGAAACGCTTCTGAGTGCGGTTCTGAAGTGCTGTCTGGTTTTTCCAACAAACAGGAAATGAGGGGGCTCATGACTCAAAATGAGAACATTTTAACTAGTTGTAAGTCAACTAATacagattatttaattataaggACTTTGAGGGGATAATCAGGTTACTTTATTGTACTGAAATTGTATTGTAaagaaaaatactattttacaaatTGGCCATTTTTTGAGACCTGGACATATTTGCTTTATATAATGAATTTACTTCATCTGagaatatttttacatttataccTTTGAACATTTATTATCATAGTTTGGTAGGTATAGGCCTCTACAGTTGGTGCCTAAGTTGTTTCAGACAGACATATATATAGTatgtacagtgcctatagaaagttaAAACCTCTAAAAATGTTTACCTTTGTTGCCTCagtgcctggaattaaaatgcagtgcagttaaatatttttttctttatctacacatcctatcCCATAACTTCCAAGTGAAACATACATTCtagaaatgtgtgaaaaaaaagtaaaaataaaaactgaactaGTTTGTTGGGTAAGTGTCCATCTCCCTAGAAGAATCTGTAGCCATGAGCCAAAAAGTTCTGCtctgacaaaactaaaatggaacTTTTGGACATAAATGCAAAGCTTTATGTTTGGTGCTGGGGGACTAgggcacttgtcaggatagaagggaaaataaatagagCAAAGtgtagaaaagtccttgaggaaaacctgctgccctctgtaAGACAGCTGAAACTGGGAGGGAAGCTcatctttcagcaggacaacaacacaaagcacagtcgaaactacactggagtggctaagtcAGAACTCCGACCTAAATTCAATCGAGAATCTGTGTCATGACTTGAAGGTTGCTGTCCATTaacgctccccaaggaacttgacagagcttgaacagttttgtaaagaatggTCTTTTGCActgttggtagagacctatcccaacagattCACAGCTGTAagtgctgccaaaggtgcttccactaagtattaactcagggggtggagacttatccaattatatttcacttttgtatttttaatatatttttttcacaatacaATTTTCACACTGAACAGTGTGgtgtatggtgtgtagataagtgtcAACAAATCCATattgaaatgcatgaaactctaaGTCACTAACAcaacaaactgaaaaagaagTGGGTATAGACTTTGTATAGGCACTGTATACtttgtgtacatatataaacGGAGTGTAAAACACATTAGGAACACCTTAACATTGGGACGCACACCCTATAGTATGGACATGGCATGGACTACAAGGTGTTGAGACCATTCCACAGGGCTGCCAATGTTGACTGCAGTGCTTCCATAGTTTTGTCAAATTGGCTGATAGTGGATCTCTACTCCAATTAGCTCAATAGATAATAGCTTTCACCTGGATTTACCTTGtcagtctctttctctttcttaatGTTTTGTACGCtctgtgtatatatgcatgcatttCAACAATATTAAGCTGTATTGGAATATTTGCAATATATGACTTCCAAATGTGCTCCCTGGTTCCACAGGTTTGTTGCAACAGAGAACATTTTCAGTACGGTTTTGAGAACTAATTTCAGTAGCAATTGCAATTGGTACTTAGCTCTATACTGAACACAGATTAGTTAGTTTGTCACTTTCAGTTTGTAGCAATTAACCCACGGTGACCAAAgtgtttattatttgttattattattattattattattattattattagtagtagtagtagtagtagtagtagtagtataaataTTATTTCCCTGACAGTCATTTAATGTGTTGGACTGCAGCTCCCCTCTAGTGGGCGGTGTGTGTAACGGCATGTGAGGAGATCCTGGGTCCAGTGTTACTGTATAGAGACACAAGCGCTGTGAAACTGACTCACTTTCACTGGAAGACCGCTCTTATGCTTGTGTtgatgttttgtgttgtgttgggtaCCAGGCCTGTTGCAGATGCAGCTGGTGCTGCACTATGACGAGACGTACCGCGAGGTGAAGTATGGCAGTCTTGGGCTGGAGGACATCGATCGAAAGATGCTCATGGGCATCAACGTCACGCCTACTGTGGCCTTCCTGTACACTCCTGTACTGATccggtgagagagggagagactgtgcactgatTATTAATACACTTAATTAATACACTGACCAACTGATACACTGACCCCCCgccttttttccctctcttaGGTTTCTTGGGACTAAGTGGATGATGTTCCTGGCCTCAGGAATCTATGCCCTTTTCGTGTCGACCAATTACTGGGAGCGATACTATACCCTGGTCCCATCGGCTGTGGCCATTGGTGCAGCCATCGTGCCACTTTGGGCATCGCTAGGAAACTACATCACCAGGTCAGCTGTCTGGGGTTCACCCTGGGGTCAAAGTTCCTCTCTTAAGCTTTTAATTCAATCATTCAGTCAGTGCAGCGGTCAGTCGgtgcgtcagtcagtcagtcagtcattttaTTAGTGTATCAGTCAATCAGTGCgttttcagtgcagtgttaatgtcctgcagtgtactgtgtttctctctcagtgcagtgttaatgtgctctATTGTACAgtctgtctcagtgcagtgttaatgtactgtactgtctctAGCTCAGGTTCGGGAATTTGGCTTTAGCAATTGGGAAGAACTGAAGTGTGCTGTATTCTCATATAATGTTATTCTCAGTTAATGTGCCGTATTGCCAGTGCAGTTCTAATGTGCTTTGCTGTACTGTCTCTGTGTGCCAGGATGGCCCAGCAGTACTATGAGTTTGACAACTATAAGGAAGAGCATGTGCAGGAGCAGAAGAAGGCTCCCAAGGGGGCATGTCACCGTTACATCATCATTTTCCAATCAATCTTCTACTCTGTCTTTCATGTGAGTTAGCCCCGCCCACCCACCAGGGTATCAGCCAGTCAGTGCATAAGACTGCACATTGAGTCTCTACATTGACTGTTTTGACTTTCTTTagcaactttttgggatatcgACCCTCTATCTTGACtattacacaatttgaaaactcCAAGGGGGGGtcaatacttcctatagccacagTATATCGACTGCGTGTACTGAATCTCCATATCGACACAACGAACACTGACTTTTGATTCGTGAACATTTTGACCGTGTGAGTGTATTGACCCTCTGCATCAACTGTGCATGTATATTCACTCTATCTTGAACCTGTGTTTTCAGCTCAGTTTTGTCTTTGCCGAGTTCCCGATGGTCTTCTTCCTCGACAAGTACTTGTACTCTCACAACCACACGCTATTCAACGTCAAGCAGTGCGGTacggtgtgtgtgggtgtgtctctgtgtgtctatgtgcctgtgtctgtgtgtgtctatcgGTGAATGTCTGTGCTCTACTCCTGCaataaccctctctctctctccctctctctctctctcaggggcgACCAGTGTGGGTGTGCTGACAGGCCTCAACAGAACCGTGTTGTACAAGTTGCCGCGGAGCCTCGAGCTTATCGTGGTGGAGAGCGTTCTCATGGGCGGGGCCTTCATTGCCATGGTTACGGTGAGATGCCAGTCTgcctgtctttgtgtctgtgtctctctctgccccttCTGTCTGTGTTCTCTCCATTCTTCTTTTTGACTGTCTCTTTTCCTCTCAGTGCAGTATTTATGTACTCCAGTTCACCAGTCTAACACCAGTGTATCAGTCACTGCATTAACCcactctgtcctctctctctctctctctctctctctctctctctctctctctcgcacacagTTCCTGGCCCTGTGTGGCTCAGCCTATCGGCCCACAGAGGAGATAGACCTGCGCAGTATTGGCTGGGGGAACATCTTCCAGCTGCCATTCAAACACCTGAGAGACTATAGGCTGAGATTCCTCTGTCCTGCCTTCATATACAGTGGACTGGAGCTGCTGTTCGCCATCACTGGACTGACACTg encodes:
- the unc93b1 gene encoding protein unc-93 homolog B1 isoform X2 — encoded protein: MADADNVYAEAEPCVVPDLGRKDGPVELQHPERGDDAVEQMDEFLGPNQDYNEEEEERKYYRRKRLGVVKNVVAASVGGMLTYSVYLGLLQMQLVLHYDETYREVKYGSLGLEDIDRKMLMGINVTPTVAFLYTPVLIRFLGTKWMMFLASGIYALFVSTNYWERYYTLVPSAVAIGAAIVPLWASLGNYITRMAQQYYEFDNYKEEHVQEQKKAPKGACHRYIIIFQSIFYSVFHLSFVFAEFPMVFFLDKYLYSHNHTLFNVKQCGATSVGVLTGLNRTVLYKLPRSLELIVVESVLMGGAFIAMVTFLALCGSAYRPTEEIDLRSIGWGNIFQLPFKHLRDYRLRFLCPAFIYSGLELLFAITGLTLCYGVCSLGLKAVWGLVGVYGLSASLSSFISLSLLRFPRSVLLLGGAGLHLILIIALFAWSPIPKDTTATAALYVLVALWGVGTAMNKTGMSIILGMLYEDKERVDFVFTLYHWCQAMAIFIVYLWASLPMRAKLSILLVTLLVMSLCYWLMERRLSRKDPFRLPRIPRPRHKVKGYRYLEEENSDESESEKSDAEELPDGEDRDNDSHTSYSLEGEERGGRGRRRRRDYAYEQAGEGEEYVQPEQ
- the unc93b1 gene encoding protein unc-93 homolog B1 isoform X1, which encodes MADADNVYAEAEPCVVPDLGRKDGPVELQHPERGDDAVEQMDEFLGPNQDYNEEEEERKYYRRKRLGVVKNVVAASVGGMLTYSVYLGLLQMQLVLHYDETYREVKYGSLGLEDIDRKMLMGINVTPTVAFLYTPVLIRFLGTKWMMFLASGIYALFVSTNYWERYYTLVPSAVAIGAAIVPLWASLGNYITRMAQQYYEFDNYKEEHVQEQKKAPKGACHRYIIIFQSIFYSVFHLSFVFAEFPMVFFLDKYLYSHNHTLFNVKQCGTVCVGATSVGVLTGLNRTVLYKLPRSLELIVVESVLMGGAFIAMVTFLALCGSAYRPTEEIDLRSIGWGNIFQLPFKHLRDYRLRFLCPAFIYSGLELLFAITGLTLCYGVCSLGLKAVWGLVGVYGLSASLSSFISLSLLRFPRSVLLLGGAGLHLILIIALFAWSPIPKDTTATAALYVLVALWGVGTAMNKTGMSIILGMLYEDKERVDFVFTLYHWCQAMAIFIVYLWASLPMRAKLSILLVTLLVMSLCYWLMERRLSRKDPFRLPRIPRPRHKVKGYRYLEEENSDESESEKSDAEELPDGEDRDNDSHTSYSLEGEERGGRGRRRRRDYAYEQAGEGEEYVQPEQ